In Pseudoalteromonas marina, a genomic segment contains:
- a CDS encoding KpsF/GutQ family sugar-phosphate isomerase: MATLNFIEQGLRVLDIERQALSDIAQYVDENFHQACQLIYDCQGRTIVIGMGKSGHIGNKIAATLASTGSPAFFVHPGEASHGDLGMITKNDVVMLISNSGETSEVLNIIPVLKRLGAKMIAMTGNASSTMATLANVHICIKVQKEACSLGLAPTASTTATLAMGDAMAVALLEARGFTADDFALSHPGGSLGKRLLLTLKDVMHSGKNTPIINVTQTIKDALIEMSAKGLGMTAIVDSQQQLVGLFTDGDLRRILEQRIDIHTTQIDVVMTKSCTTATQDILAAEALNIMEQKRINGLIIVNEQNHPIGALNMQDLLKAGVL; this comes from the coding sequence ATGGCAACGCTAAATTTTATTGAACAAGGCCTACGTGTATTAGACATAGAGCGCCAAGCATTGAGTGATATTGCACAATATGTGGATGAAAATTTTCATCAAGCATGTCAGTTAATATACGACTGCCAAGGCCGAACTATTGTTATAGGCATGGGAAAATCGGGTCATATTGGCAATAAAATAGCGGCTACATTAGCAAGTACTGGCAGCCCTGCATTTTTTGTACACCCCGGTGAGGCAAGTCATGGCGACTTAGGTATGATCACTAAAAATGATGTGGTTATGCTAATTTCTAATTCTGGTGAAACAAGCGAAGTCCTCAATATAATTCCCGTTTTGAAACGCCTCGGCGCAAAAATGATAGCCATGACAGGCAACGCTAGTTCAACAATGGCAACGCTTGCAAACGTACATATTTGCATAAAAGTACAAAAAGAAGCCTGTTCGTTAGGCTTAGCCCCTACAGCAAGCACAACAGCAACACTTGCAATGGGCGATGCCATGGCAGTTGCACTCTTAGAAGCCCGCGGCTTTACAGCTGATGACTTTGCGCTATCTCACCCCGGCGGCAGTTTAGGTAAACGTTTACTGCTGACCCTAAAAGATGTCATGCATAGCGGTAAAAACACACCTATTATTAACGTTACGCAAACTATAAAAGATGCACTGATAGAAATGTCGGCAAAAGGCTTAGGCATGACAGCCATAGTTGATTCTCAGCAACAACTTGTAGGGCTCTTTACCGACGGTGATTTACGTCGTATTTTAGAACAACGAATTGATATACATACAACACAAATAGATGTTGTAATGACCAAGTCCTGCACAACGGCAACACAAGATATTTTGGCCGCTGAAGCACTTAATATTATGGAGCAAAAGCGTATTAATGGTTTAATCATCGTTAATGAGCAAAACCACCCTATTGGTGCATTAAATATGCAAGACTTACTAAAAGCAGGAGTATTATAA
- the lptA gene encoding lipopolysaccharide transport periplasmic protein LptA — MTNKLSTLFIIPTFLLALGTNAAEPTAPISANQISISADKQEGQLKENVGIFEKNVEIIHGDRKITADRLEVHKRDELGDNKQLLIATGTPAYFEEKQADGTIMSASANEVRYDVSTRFLTLIGDAEISQAGQKMNAKSITYDIEQQLISAEKDESSTDRVHTILVPVEPKKIDKGQP, encoded by the coding sequence ATGACCAATAAACTATCAACACTCTTTATTATTCCAACATTTTTACTTGCATTAGGTACTAATGCCGCTGAACCAACAGCGCCAATTTCTGCAAATCAAATTTCGATTAGTGCGGATAAACAAGAGGGTCAACTAAAAGAAAACGTAGGTATCTTCGAAAAAAATGTTGAAATTATTCATGGCGACAGAAAAATTACCGCAGACCGCCTTGAGGTTCACAAGCGTGATGAGCTAGGCGACAACAAGCAATTGTTAATTGCCACAGGTACGCCTGCATATTTTGAAGAAAAACAAGCCGACGGCACAATAATGAGCGCCAGCGCTAATGAAGTTAGATACGATGTTTCAACGCGTTTTTTAACATTAATTGGAGATGCAGAGATATCTCAAGCTGGGCAAAAAATGAATGCTAAAAGCATTACCTACGATATAGAACAGCAGCTTATTAGCGCCGAAAAAGATGAAAGCTCAACTGACCGTGTACACACTATCTTAGTGCCTGTGGAGCCTAAAAAAATTGACAAAGGCCAACCATGA
- a CDS encoding calcium/sodium antiporter produces the protein MVTSFVILILGFAALVWSADRFVYGAAALAKNFGVPTLIVGLTVVAMGSSAPEMMVSASAALAGKTDTAVGNAIGSNITNILLVLGITALFRPLSVSSSTLKREIPLVLIVSLATWYIFSDNYFSLTEGVALLIGFVVFISGLIIVSLRAKNQTDPFVSEACDEVPNDVPTKKAVIWLVIGMVLLPVSAHFLIDSAVDIAKYFGLSDLVIGLTIIAIGTSLPELAASIAGVLKNEDDLALGNIVGSNIFNILAVLPFAGIINPSVIDPSVANRDILIMIGATVALIIMSLNFKGAQRINRVEGGLLLIAFLGYQGYIFSQVG, from the coding sequence ATGGTTACCTCGTTTGTTATTTTGATTCTTGGTTTTGCAGCCCTAGTTTGGAGTGCTGACAGGTTTGTTTATGGTGCGGCCGCACTGGCTAAAAACTTTGGCGTACCAACCTTAATTGTTGGTTTGACTGTTGTTGCCATGGGCTCATCAGCACCTGAAATGATGGTATCAGCCTCTGCAGCATTGGCTGGAAAAACAGACACAGCGGTAGGTAACGCAATTGGCTCAAATATCACAAATATTTTACTGGTATTAGGTATTACCGCTTTATTTAGGCCTCTTAGCGTTTCTTCAAGTACTTTAAAACGTGAAATCCCGTTAGTGCTTATCGTATCTCTAGCGACTTGGTATATTTTTTCAGATAACTACTTTTCGCTTACTGAAGGCGTTGCGTTATTAATTGGTTTTGTCGTCTTTATTAGCGGGCTGATTATTGTTTCGCTACGTGCTAAAAATCAAACAGACCCATTTGTATCAGAAGCGTGTGATGAAGTACCCAATGACGTACCAACAAAAAAAGCAGTCATTTGGTTAGTTATTGGTATGGTATTACTCCCTGTCAGTGCACATTTTTTAATAGATTCAGCGGTCGATATTGCAAAATATTTTGGCCTAAGCGATTTAGTCATTGGCTTAACAATTATTGCAATAGGTACAAGCTTGCCCGAGCTTGCAGCTTCAATTGCAGGGGTTCTTAAGAATGAAGATGACTTAGCACTGGGTAATATTGTTGGCTCTAATATTTTTAATATTCTTGCCGTGCTGCCTTTCGCAGGCATTATTAACCCTTCTGTTATTGACCCGTCTGTTGCTAACCGCGACATACTTATTATGATTGGTGCCACGGTTGCGCTTATTATCATGTCATTGAACTTTAAAGGTGCTCAGCGCATCAATAGAGTAGAGGGCGGCTTATTATTAATCGCTTTTTTAGGCTACCAAGGGTATATTTTCAGTCAAGTAGGGTAA
- a CDS encoding ATP-binding cassette domain-containing protein, translating into MESDLSQSIVEVKDVSFSRGDRVIYKNMSFSVPKGKITAIMGPSGIGKTTMLRLIGGQLKPDSGDILFEGGSIPSMTRSELYEARTKMSMLFQSGALFTDMSVFDNIAFPIREHTKLSEDLIRLVVLMKLQAVGLRGAKDLMPSELSGGMARRAALARAIALDPELIMYDEPFAGQDPISMGVLVKLIKSLNQVLGLSSLIVTHDVTEVMSIADHVIIIADQGVIGSGTPDEMRNHESELVQQFLKGLSDGPVPFHFPAQAYADELLGEKA; encoded by the coding sequence ATGGAGAGCGACTTGTCGCAATCAATAGTAGAAGTCAAGGATGTTAGCTTTTCCAGGGGCGATAGGGTCATATATAAAAATATGAGCTTTAGTGTGCCTAAAGGCAAAATCACTGCGATTATGGGGCCAAGCGGTATCGGTAAAACCACGATGTTGCGTTTAATTGGTGGCCAATTAAAACCTGATTCGGGTGATATTTTATTTGAAGGTGGCAGTATTCCTTCCATGACGCGTTCAGAATTATACGAAGCGCGTACAAAAATGAGCATGCTATTTCAAAGTGGTGCCTTGTTTACCGACATGTCTGTGTTTGACAATATTGCTTTTCCGATTCGTGAGCACACAAAACTAAGTGAAGATCTTATTCGTTTAGTGGTGTTAATGAAGCTGCAGGCTGTGGGTTTACGCGGAGCTAAAGATTTAATGCCCTCAGAGTTATCAGGTGGGATGGCAAGGCGTGCTGCTCTTGCTCGCGCAATAGCGCTCGATCCAGAGCTCATCATGTATGACGAACCGTTTGCTGGCCAAGATCCTATCTCAATGGGCGTGCTTGTAAAGTTAATTAAATCGCTCAATCAAGTATTAGGTTTATCGTCTTTAATTGTGACCCATGATGTAACTGAAGTAATGAGTATTGCCGATCACGTTATTATTATTGCCGATCAGGGCGTAATAGGCTCAGGTACGCCAGATGAAATGCGCAATCATGAATCTGAGCTAGTTCAGCAATTTTTAAAAGGTTTGTCTGATGGTCCTGTGCCATTTCATTTCCCCGCGCAAGCCTATGCAGATGAGTTGCTTGGAGAAAAAGCCTAA
- the lptC gene encoding LPS export ABC transporter periplasmic protein LptC, giving the protein MNAARIILSVLFISCMVWLWYPYFTQVNLPQQTEADIIAKPDYTAIELKQTAYDENGKISHKVTAARMELYQELGFTFFDKPIFTLYNNKQTWRINANEATLYEGRQLILEGNVVASNLTDNAMIDKINADNIQVDIKLLTMQSEQPVIVTGPNLKITGKGLEADLKTEVIKLINHTRTIYYDQ; this is encoded by the coding sequence ATGAATGCAGCGCGCATAATATTAAGCGTTTTATTCATCAGCTGTATGGTTTGGCTTTGGTACCCTTATTTCACACAAGTAAATTTACCACAACAAACCGAAGCAGACATAATTGCAAAGCCCGATTACACAGCCATAGAGCTAAAACAAACAGCGTATGACGAAAATGGGAAAATCAGCCATAAAGTAACGGCAGCACGAATGGAGCTATATCAAGAATTAGGGTTTACCTTTTTTGATAAACCTATTTTTACGCTATACAACAACAAGCAAACATGGCGAATTAACGCTAATGAAGCAACATTATACGAAGGCAGACAATTAATATTAGAAGGTAACGTTGTTGCTAGTAATTTAACTGATAACGCAATGATAGATAAAATTAATGCTGATAACATTCAGGTAGATATAAAATTACTAACGATGCAATCAGAGCAGCCTGTCATTGTTACAGGGCCCAATTTAAAAATCACCGGTAAAGGCTTAGAAGCCGATTTAAAAACCGAAGTGATAAAATTAATTAACCATACGCGAACTATTTATTATGACCAATAA
- the kdsC gene encoding 3-deoxy-manno-octulosonate-8-phosphatase KdsC: protein MQFEELYQPLSEDAKARAKKVKLLICDIDGVFSDGRIYLGNQGEELKAFNTKDGFGIKALINSGFEVAVITGRHSKIVQQRMTSLTVQHIYQGQENKLLAYEELKTKLNLNDEQIAYIGDDGPDMPVMELVGFAVAVNDAHPLIKRLAHYTTQMLGGFGAVRELTDLLMLENNKPLTTKGTSS, encoded by the coding sequence ATGCAATTTGAAGAGCTCTATCAACCATTGAGTGAAGACGCAAAAGCACGTGCAAAAAAAGTAAAGCTACTTATTTGTGATATTGATGGTGTGTTTTCTGATGGTCGCATTTATTTGGGTAACCAAGGCGAAGAGCTCAAAGCATTTAATACAAAAGATGGCTTTGGCATTAAAGCGCTAATTAATAGCGGCTTTGAAGTTGCGGTAATTACAGGACGCCACTCAAAAATAGTACAACAGCGTATGACAAGCCTAACAGTACAACATATATATCAAGGCCAAGAAAATAAATTACTCGCTTACGAAGAACTAAAAACAAAGCTCAATTTAAATGATGAGCAAATTGCCTACATTGGCGATGATGGCCCAGACATGCCAGTGATGGAGTTAGTAGGGTTTGCTGTTGCAGTAAATGACGCCCATCCGCTAATAAAACGTTTAGCGCATTATACAACACAAATGCTAGGTGGCTTTGGTGCAGTGAGAGAACTAACCGACCTGCTAATGCTTGAAAATAACAAACCTTTGACCACAAAAGGGACCAGTTCATGA